DNA from Massilia antarctica:
AACCGCCCCCGAGCGCCTTGAACGCGGCAACCGCGGCGCGTGCCGACTCTGTTTGCGCCTGCGCTCGCGTGTCGGAAGCGCGGAGCAGGGTCTCGTCGGCCTGCAGGAGGTCGATCACGCTCACAATCCCTTTCCGATAGGCCGCGAACGAGGCGGCCCGGGCTTGGGTAAGCGCGTCCACGCCGTGAGCAAGCGCGTCGGCCTGCTCCTCGCGTTTGACCAGCGCCGAGAAGGCGTTTTCAACATCTTCGGTGGCGCGCAGCACGGCCAGGCGGTAGGCGGCCAGCAATTCCGCTTCCTGGCCCTTGGCCAAGTCGATCTGCGCGTTGATGCGGCCGAAGTCGAACAGGCGCCAGCGCAGACCCAGTACGCCGGAGGCCTGGCTGGCGCCGCCGGTGAACAGATTGCCACCAGCTATCGAAGTGGCGCTGCCGATCAGTCCACTCAATGAGATCTTGGGGTAGTACTCGGCAATGGCCACGCCGATACGGGCGTTCGCCGCCGCCAGGCGGCGCTCGGCCACGATCAGGTCGGGTCGGCGCCGCAGCAAGTCGGCGGGCGAGCCGGCGCCTGCGATTCCAGGCGCCACGGGAATGGCAGCGGCCTGCGCCAGCTCGTCCCGGTGCGTGCCGGGGGAGGTAGCCAGCATCACGTCCAGCGCATTCATCGCCGTGTCCAACCCCGCCTCCAGTACCGGCAGGCAGGCCCGCACCTGCGCCAGCGCGCCCTCGACTTGCCGCACCTGCAGATCTGCCGCCAGTCCCTTGCTAAAGAGTAGCTTGAGCGTTGCGAGCAGCTCCTGTTGCGTCGCCACCTGCCTGCGCGCGATGTCGAGGCGGGTTTGCAGGCCGCGGATGCTGATGTAGATGTCGGCGGTCTGCGCCGCCACCGCCAGGCGGGTGGCCACCGCGCCGGCTTCCGAAGCCTGATAGTCAGCCAATGCCGCCTGACGTCCGCGCCGCAGGCCGCCGACAGCGTCCAGCTCCCAGAGCGCGCCGGCATTGACCTCGTACGAGCTGCCGTAGCGATCAGCATCCGGCTTTGCGTTCAAAACCTGTCCCAGCGGCGATTCCACCGACTGGTAGGCGCGCGCGCCTTGGGCGGCAACGGTGCCGGAGGGCAGCAGCGCCGCGTTCGCTGCTCCGATTCCCGCGCGCGCCTGGGCAAGGCGGGCCGATGCCTGCCCGATGTCCAGATTCTGGGCCAACGCCAGGGTGACGAAGCGGCTCAGCTGCGCATCGCCGAAACCTTCCCACCATGCGATCAGGTCGGCGCTGGCGGCGGCTTGCCGCTGCGCGACCGTGGTCTGCCCCAGGTAGCGCTCAGGAATCGGGGTAGCGGGCCGGCTGTATTCCGGCCCCACGGCACAACCAGCGGCCAGTGCGGCGGCGGCGAACATCAGGAGTGAGCGATTAGGTAGCATGCGGCAACTTCCACGGTGAGGTTAGCAAGTGATGATGCGAGTGACTATATCATGAAAAAGTCACTCGTTGTGCAATCACGGTACAAGAGGTAAGCTCTCGAGTATGACCAAAACCACCAACCACACGACGTCGGGACGAGGTCCCGCCGACCACGAGGTGCGCGATCAGATCGTCAAGGCCGCCACCGAGCATTTCCGTTTGTATGGCTTCGAAAAGACGGCCGTTTCCGACCTGGCCAAGGCGATCGGCTTCTCCAAGGCCTATATCTATAAGTTCTTCGAATCCAAGCAGGCCATCGGCGAATTGATATGCGCAAATTGCCTGCGCGAGATCGAAGCCGATATCCGGGCAGCCGTTGACGGGGCCGCGCGGCCTCCGGAAAAGCTGCGGCGCATGTTCAAGGCCGCGGTCGAATCGAGCCTGCGTCTTTTTTTTGAAGATCGCAAGCTGTACGACATTGCTGCCGCGGCCGCCACGGAACGCTGGGCCGCCGTCCGCGCCTACGAAGAGCGAATCGCGGTGATGTTGCAGGACATTTTGCGCCAGGGCCGGGAGAGCGAGGATTTCGAGCGCAAGACACCGCTCGACGAGACCGCGATGGCGATTTATCTGGTCATGCGTCCTTATCTCAATCCGCTGCTGCTGCAGCACAGCCAGGAGCATGCCGACGAGGCCCCTGCGCAATTGTCGAGCCTGGTGCTACGCAGTTTGTCGCCTTAATCGGCGGAAAATTATTAGTGACCGTTGACAAATACGGTCACTAGTTACAAAATGGGATCCTGTTCAGTTTTCTACGGGATTCCTATGTTCGGCCGTCGCAACGATTTCTCCGCTGTCCTGTTTGCCTTGCCCTTGGCCTTGGCGGCCTGCGGCGGCACGCCGCCCCCCGACCCGCGCACCGGGGTGCCCCTGGTGCGCGCGGTGATCATCCAGGGGGCCGCCGATGCCAGCTCCCGCAGTTTCACCGGCACTGTCGCCGCGCGCGTGCAAAGCGATCTGGGCTTCCGGGTTTCCGGCAAGGTGCTGGAGCGGCTGGTCGACCTTGGACAAATCGTCAAGCGCGGGCAGCTGCTGATGCGAATCGACCCGGTCGATCTGAAGCTGAGCGCCAATGCCCAGCAAGAAGCGGTCGCCGCTGCACGCGCACGCGCGCGGCAAACGGGTGACGAGGAAGCACGCTACCGCGACCTGCGCGGTACCGGCGCGATCTCGGCCTCGGCCTACGACCAGGTCAAGGCCGCGGCCGATGCGGCAAAAGCGCAACTCAATGCAGCCGAATCACAGGCCGAGGTCGCCCGCAATGCGACCCGCTACGGCAATCTGGTAGCCGATGTCGATGGCGTCGTTGTGGAAACCCTGGCCGAACCCGGCCAGGTGGTCGGCGCCGGCCAGGTGGTCTTGCGCTTGGCGCACGCCGGCAAGCGCGAGGCCGTCATCCAGTTGCCGGAAACCTTGCGCCCCGCGCCAGGCTCGACCGCCCAGGCGACCCTGTTCGGCACGCAAGGCCCGTCCATCGCGGCCACGCTGCGCCAGCTCTCCAGCAGCGCCGACCGCCAGACGCGCACCTTCGAGGCGCGCTATGTGCTCGATGGCGCACTGGCCGACGCGCCACTGGGTTCCACCGTCGCCATCCGCATCCCGGAGGGGAGCACGGCTGGCCAGATCGGCTGGTCGGTGCCGATCGGCGCGCTGTTCGATCAGGGCCGGGGGGCCGGGGTCTGGATCATCCAGGGCGACCCGGCCAAGGTGAGCTGGCGGCCGGTGACGGTCCAGCGCATCAGCGACGATAGCGCTCGCGTGGCGGGCCAGTTCAGGCAAGGCGACCGCGTTGTCGCACTCGGTGCGCACCTGCTGCGCGAGGGCCAGCCGGTACGCCTGGCGGGGCTGCCCGCGCCGGACGCCGCAAGCGCAACCCCAACCGCAAGCGCAACCGCCACCGCAACCCCAACCGCAAGCGCAACCGCAACCGCCACCGCAACCCCAACCGCCACCGCCACCGCAGGAGCGCAGCCATGAGCGCAGCGCGTTTCAATCTGTCGGCGCTGGCCGTGCGCGAGCGCTCCGTCACCCTGTTCCTGATCTGCCTGATCACACTGGCGGGCATTGTTTCTTTCTTTAAACTCGGACGGGCGGAAGATCCCGCTTTCACGGTCAAGGTGATGACCGTCGTCACTGCCTGGCCGGGCGCCACGGCGCGCGAAATGCAGGATCAGGTCGCCGACAAGCTCGAAAAGCGCCTGCAGGAGTTGCACTGGTACGAACGTGCCGAGACCTATACCCGTCCCGGTCTCGCCTTTACCACCCTGACTTTGCTCGACAGCACACCGCCGGCGGAGGTGCGCGAACAGTTCTACCAGGCGCGCAAGAAGGTGGGCGACGAAGCCGGCAACTTGCCGTCCGGCGTGATCGGCCCCATGGTCAACGACGAATACGCGGACGTGACGTTCGCGCTGTTCGCGCTCAAGGCCAAGGGCGAGCCGCAGCGCGTGCTGGTGCGCGACGCCGAGGCGCTGCGCCAGCGCTTGCTGCATGTCGCGGGCGTGAAAAAAGTAAATATTGTCGGCGAGCAGCCCGAGCGGATCTTTGTCGAGTTCTCGCATGAGCGCCTGGCGACCTTGGGCGTCAGTCCGCAGGAAGTGTTTGCCGCGCTCCACGCTCAGAATGTGCTCACGCCGGCCGGCTCGGTGGAAACCAAGGGGCCATCGGTTTTCCTGCGCCTCGACGGCGCCTTCGATGAGCTGCAAAAAATCCGCGATACGCCGGTCGTGGCCCAGGGGAGCACGCTCAAGCTGTCCGACATCGCCAGCGTCAAGCGCGGCTATGAGGACCCGGCGACATTCATGATACGCAACGGCGGCGAGCCGGCCTTATTGCTGGGCATTATCATGCGCGACGGCTGGAACGGCCTGGATCTGGGCAAGGCGCTCGACACCGAAGTCGGCGCGATCAATTCCGCCATGCCGCTGGGCATGTCGCTGACCAAGGTCACGGACCAGTCGGTCAACATCAGCTCGGCCGTCGATGAATTCATGGTCAAGTTTTTTGTCGCCTTGCTGGTGGTGATGGTGGTGTGCTTCGTCAGCATGGGCTGGCGCGTTGGCATCGTGGTCGCGGCCGCGGTGCCGCTGACCCTGGCGGCGGTATTCATCGTCATGGCGGCGACCGGCAAGAATTTCGACCGCATTACCCTGGGCTCCTTGATCCTCGGACTGGGTTTGCTGGTGGACGACGCCATCATCGCCATCGAAATGATGGTGGTCAAGATGGAGGAGGGCGCCAGCCGCATCGCCGCCTCGGCTTACGCCTGGAGCCATACCGCCGCGCCCATGCTCTCTGGCACCTTGGTGACGGCGGTCGGTTTCATGCCCAACGGATTCGCCCGCTCGACCGCCGGCGAATATACCAGCAATATGTTCTGGATCGTCGGAATCGCGCTGATCGCCTCGTGGGTGGTGGCTGTCGTGTTCACGCCCTACCTCGGCGTCAAGATGCTGCCCGAGCTGAAACAGGTCCAGGGGGGCCACGGCGCGCTGTACGACACCGCGCGCTACCACCGGTTCCGTGGACTGCTTGCGCGGATCATCGCCCGCAAATGGCTGGTGGCCGGCGCGGTGATCGGCATGTTCGTGCTGTCGGTACTGGGCATGGCCGTGGTCAAGAAGCAATTTTTCCCGATCTCCGACCGTCCGGAAGTGCTGGTCGAAGTGCAGATGCCGTATGGTTCGTCGATCACCCAGACCAGTATCGCCACGGCCAAAGTGGAAGGCTGGCTGGCCAAACAGGCGGAGGCGAAGATCGTCACGGCGTATATCGGACAGGGCGCGCCGCGCTTTTACCTGGCGATGGGGCCGGAATTGCCCGATCCGTCTTTCGCCAAGATCGTCGTACGGACCGACAGTCAGGAGCAGCGCGAAGCGCTCAAGCAGCGCCTGCGCATGGCCATCGCCGGCGGTATTGCGCCCGAAGCAAGGGTGCGCGTCACCCAGCTCGTGTTCGGCCCTTACTCGCCGTTCCCGGTAGCTTACCGGGTCAGCGGACCGGACGCTGACAAGCTGCGCGGTATCGCTGCCGAGGTCGAGCAAGTCATGCGTGCCAGCCCGATGATGCGTACTGTCAACAACGACTGGGGCACGCGTGCGCCGACCCTGCACTTCACCTTGCAGCAAGACCGTTTGCAGGCCGTGGGACTGAGCTCGAGCGCCGTGGCGCAGCAGCTGCAATTCCTGCTCAGCGGCGTACCCCTGACTTCCGTACGTGAAGACATTCGCACGGTACAGGTTGTGGCGCGCTCTGCCGGGGAACAGCGGCTCGACCGGGCCAGGATCGCCGACTTCACGCTCGCTGGCGCCAACGGCCAACGCATCCCGCTGTCTCAGGTGGGCGTGCTGGACGTTCGGGCCGAGGAGCCGGTCGTGCGCCGCCGCGACCGCGTGCCGACCATCACCGTGCGCGGCGATATCGCCGACGGCTTGCAGCCGCCTGACGTGTCCGCCACGATGACCGGACAGCTCAAGGCCATCAAGGACAAGCTGCCGGCGGGCTACCGGCTGGAGGAGGCCGGTTCCATCGAGGAATCGGGCAAGGCGATGCAAGCGATGTTGCCGCTGTTTCCCATCATGCTTGCGGTTACATTGCTGATTCTGATCTTCCAGGTGCGCTCGATGTCGGCGATGGTCATGGTCTTCCTGACCAGTCCGCTTGGGCTGATCGGCGTGGTGCCGACCTTGATTCTGTTCGCGCAGCCGTTCGGCATCAATGCGCTGGTCGGGCTGATTGCGCTGTCGGGCATCCTGATGCGAAACACCCTGATCCTCATCGGGCAGATCCACCACAATGAACAGGCGGGGCTGGCGCCTTTCCAGGCAGTGGTCGAGGCCACGGTGCAGCGCGCCCGGCCGGTGGTGCTGACAGCGCTCGCGGCGATGCTGGCCTTCATTCCACTCACCCATTCGGTGTTCTGGGGGACGCTCGCCTACACGCTCATCGGTGGCACGTTCGCCGGGACGATTCTGACGCTCGTTTTCCTGCCGGCGATGTACTCGATCTGGTTCAAGATCGGGCCGGGCTCTTCGCCGGCCTAGATTGGTGTCGATGGCGCTCCGGCCTGCCCGTCCACGGGAACAGTCGTCGGCATTGGCTTCGGCGAGCGAATGCCCCCGTGGGTCGATGCCTTGAAACGCCAGCTTTGGGCTGGCGCCGCTCGAACCAGATCGCGCAGTAGCACGGTCGATTGCTTAGTAGCCGATCTCGCGCAGGTAATCGGCGCGCGCGGCCAGCGCCGTATCGGCAAAATCGGAGAATACGCCGTCCACGCCAAGCGCGTAGAACTGCTTGTATTCGAGCTTGGGGTCGCCCTTGTAATCGCGTGGCAGGCGGCGTTTTTCGTTGCGGAAGGTATAAGGATGGACCAGCAAGCCAGCCTTGTGGGCGTCCGTCACCAGGGTGGTGGGCGCGGTGGTGGTGGTATCGGCTTCATTGAGCTTGCCGTCATTATTGGCGTCGATCAGCTTGCCGTCGGCGCCGGTGCTGCCTTTGGTGCTGACGATATAGCGCTTCCACGGGCCGATGGCGTCGGCGTACGTCTTGATCTCGGCCAGCCCGGCCGGCGTGACCATGGCGCTGAACAGGCGCTTGTCGCCGGCCAGGGCCCAGTCGTAGGGGCGGTCGAAGGGCGCGGCGTAGGTGAGGGCGCCGGTTTTCAGGTCGACATCGTCGGCGTCGATCAATTGCACCATGCGCACGGTCGAGCCCTTGGTGCGCATGGTTTTCAGGCTGCCAGGCTCGAACGATTGAATGAACACCGGCGCGCTGGCGCTGTTCCAGCCGGCCGCGCTCAGCAGGGCCAGCAGCTTGTCTTCCAGCGGCAAGCCGTTTTGACGGTGGAAGGTCGGGTTCTTGGTTTCGGGGTACATGATGATGTTGCGGCCGCTTTTCTTGATCATGTCGACGATTTCCTGGATCGTCGCGATCTTGTAGCGGCCGTTGAACTGCTGCGGCCGTTCGGCGTCGGTGGAAATACCGCCAAGCGTTTTGATTTCGGCCAGGGTAAAGTCGCCGGCGAACCAGCCTTCCTCTTCCACGCCATCGACGCTCATTTTGCGCTTGCGGCTGGCGAACTCCGGGTGCGAGGCGACGTCGGTGCTGTAGATCAGGTTGGGATCGTGGCGGGCGATCAGGATGCCGTCTTTGGTCGAGACCACATCCGGTTCGATGGCGTCGGCGCCTTGCTCGATGGCCATGGCGTAGGCTTCCATGGTTTCTTCCGGCAGGTAGCCGCCGGCGCCGCGGTGCGCGACCACCAGCGGCGCCTTGCCGTCGAGGGTGTTGAGGACGACCGGATCGTCGCCGCCGCACGCGGCCAGCGCCATGCTTGCCGCGCACATGACTGCCAAGTGTTGTTTCATTGCCATTGCGAAGTCTCCCTGTATTAAACGCGGAATTCTAGGTGCTGGACATGACAGGCTGATGACGGCGCCAACTGGTGTGATTACCTCATCGCGCCCGGCGCAGGCCGACACCGTCTATGCGAAGAGATTGGCCATCCGGGACAATGGCGCGTTGAGGATCGCCTACTGGAAAAGGGCCGATTCTACATCTTGCGGCAACACCCGCTTGCCTATCAGCAAATCACGTGCGCCTCCGTCCCGTACAAGCTATGATATTGCTTCATGCCAGCACTCATCCCGCCGGGCGGCGTCCGGCCTAGAAAGGGTAGACCTTATGAAGATACGGCGTTGCGCAGTGCTGTTCATCGAACCGCGCGAAGACCTGGGCATCGACTGGACGGCCCTGTTTTCCGGTGCCGGGGCACTGAGCGCCTCGCTGCGCTGGGTGGCGCTGGCGCCGCACCTGGACCGCGAAACCACCATCGATGCCGCCCAGGTGGCCGCGCTCGGCACCATCGGCCAGACCGCCTGGATCGACCGCCAGGACGCCGACGGCCGGCTCGGCGCCGCCATGGTCGACAGCCTGCTCGCGCTCGGCCTCCTGCTCGACGATGGCCCGGCCGAGAACCCGGCGCGCGAACGCGATACGGTGCTGCGCGCCCAGCACTGGCGCCCGCTCTCGGCCGCCGCCCACATGTTCAGCCGCTGGGACGGCATGGAAGTCGACAAGGGCATGCATTTTCCCAGTTTCGAGGAACTGGTGCAGGCCTACGGCACGCCGCCGCCGCCCGCCATCGGCCGCGGCGATCCGGACCAGGCGATCAAGCTGCCGCGGCCCGCAAGCGGCCCGCTCGACGCCCAGCTGCTGCAGCGCTACACCGGCCGCAATTACGATCCCGAGGCCGTGCTGCCGCTGGACGTGCTGGCGCGCCTGCTGCAGCGCACCTTCGGCGCCCAGGCCGAGCGCATGCTGGCCCAGGAAGCGATGGTCTTCAAAAAAACCAGTCCCTCGGCCGGCGGCCTGCATCCCACCGAAGCCTATGTGCTGGCGCAGCGCGTTCCGGGCGTGACGCCCGGGCTATACCACTACCACGCGCTCAACCACGCCCTCGAACCGCTGGCGGCGCTTGACCCGGCCGAAGCCAGCGAACTGGCACGCCAGTTCGTGGCCGACCAGCACTGGTTCGTCGATGCCCCGGTCATGGTGGTGATGGCCGCGCGGGTGGCGCGCAATTTCTGGAAGTACCGCAACCACGCCAAGGCGCACCGCGCCCTGATGCTCGACGCCGGTCACTTGTCGCAGACGTTTTATTTGCTGGCCACCGAAGCGGGCATGCCGGGCTTCGTGACAGCGGCAGTTAACGAGAAAGCGATCGAGCGCGCGTTTGGCCTCGATCCCTTGTCGGACGCGGTGGTCGCCGTATGCGGCTGCGGTGTCGCAGGCGCCGGGCAGACCACCCTGGAGTTGCGTTACGAACAGTGAAACCTAGCGGAGGCCCCCGACTCAGGCGGTGCCGGACAAAAAGAAGGGAATCGCGCCGGCAGCGCTGTCGAGCTTGGACATGAAGGCCATCCGGTCGAGCGCAATCGCATCCTTCGCAGGCAGGCAGCGTTCAGCCGGAATCTGTCCGGCCTTGAGCGAGATGCCGAGGCTGCCCAGGGCCGCTACCGGGTCGCCCAGCAAGCGTGCGCGAAATACGTCGTCGCTGGACAATTTGTGCAGGAGGGAGTCCAGATCGCTGTGCAGGTGGGTTGTCATGGTCAGTGCCTTTTCGTGTAGGAGAATGCTGAGTCACGTAGGAGAAGCTCTTAGCCATGGTAGGACAGTTATTGATCAGTATCAAGGTTTACAAATCATAGCTGGTTGTTTTTCTCCCGACTGTTGGCGCCGTCCATCACCTCGTCGAACAAACGTAGGAAAGCAGGCAAGATTTCCATTGCGGCCTTGCCATCCTTGGTCATCAGACACTGTTCCAGTTCGCCCGCGGCGACGAACAGTTGCTGGGCCGACAGATTACCGGCCGCGCCCTTGACCTTGTGCACCAGCAGCGCCGCATTGTCCAGCTCGCCACTGTCGACGGCCTGCACGATGGCATCGTGGCTGCCCGTGAAATCCTTGGCGAACATGGTCAGCAAGCGCGTGAGCAGCGGGCCGTTGTGGCCGAGGCGCTCCAGCGCCGCTTGCACGTCGATGCCGGGCAGGTGCCGCGGCACGTCGCCCTCGTCGGGCGGCGGCGCGCTCTCGGCCGCGACCCGGGTTGGATCGGCGTGGATCCACGCGGCCAGCACGGTGTACAGGATGGCCGGTTCGATCGGCTTGGACAGGTAATCGTTCATGCCCATCGCCAGGCAGCTGTCGCGGTAGCCGGCCACCGCATGCGCGGTCATGGCGATGATCGGCAGCTTGGCGTGGCGCGGATTGGCGCGGATGCGCGCGCTGGCCTGGTAGCCATCCATTTCCGGCATCTGGATATCCATCAGCACCGCGTCGTAGTCGGCCTCGCCGACCAGGCGCACCGCATCGACGCCATTGCCGGCCAGGTCCACATGCACGCCGGCGCGGCGCAGGATTTCGCTGGCCACCTGCTGGTTGACCAGGTTGTCGTCGACCACCAGCACGCGCGCGCCGCGAATGTGTTCGGCGGCCTGGGACGGGAAGGGCGCGGCGTCGCGCCCGGGCACGGCGGCGTCGAAGCCCATGGTCGCCAGCACGCTGTCGAGCAGCTGCGAGGCGCTGACCGGCTTGACCAGGAAGGCGCCGATGCCGGCTTCCTCGGCCGCCGCCTTGATATGGTCGCGCGCGAAGGCGGTGACCATGATGATCGACGGGATCGACGCCAGGGTCGGGTCGTCCTTGATGCGGCGCGCCGTCTCCAGGCCGTCCATGTCGGGCATGTTCCAGTCCATCAGCACCAGGTCGTAGGGTTCGAGCTGCAACGCGAACAGGGCGGCGGCGCCCGAGCCGACCGCGCTGGCGTCGAAGCCGAAGCTGCGCAGCTGCAGTTCGAGCATTTCGCGCGTGGGCGCGCTGTCGTCCACCACCAGTACCTTCTTGCCGCGCGCGCCGGCGCCGGCCTGCAGGCGCGCATTGCCCTGCGCCGGCGCCACGTTCAGGGTCAAGGTGAAGTGGAAGCGGCTGCCGGCGCCAAGTTCGCTGTCGACGCCGATCTCGCTACCCATCTTGCGCACCAGCTGCTGCGAGATCGCCAGTCCCAGGCCGGTGCCGCCGTAAATGCGGGTGGTGCTGGCGTCGGCCTGGGCAAAGGCCTGGAACAGGCGTTCCTGCTGCTCCGGGCTGATGCCGACCCCGGAATCCTCGACCGAGAAGCACAGGCGCACCTGGCTGTCGTCGCCGCGCCACTCCTTGTCGCGCTCCACGCGCAGCTGGATGTGGCCGTGCGCGGTGAACTTGAGCGCATTGCCGACCAAGTTGATCAGCACCTGGCCGAGGCGCAGCGGGTCACCCATCAAGATCTGCGGCACGTCGGGCGCGGCCCAGATCACCAGTTCGAGTTCCTTTTCGGCGGCGCGCCAGGCGAACAGGTCGACGATATTGGTCAAGGTGTCGGGCAGGTCGAACGGCACCACTTCCAGTTCCAGCTTGCCCGCTTCGATCTTGGAAAAGTCGAGGATGTCGTTGATGATGTCGAGCAGGTTATTGCCGGCCCGGGCGATCTTGCGGAAGTAGTCGCGCGGCTTGGCATCGAGCTCCAGGTGGGTGCCCAGGCCCGCGAAACCGAGGATGGCATTCATCGGGGTGCGGATTTCGTGGCTGATATTGGCCAGGAATTCGCTCTTGGCGCGCGTGGCCGCCTCGGCGCGGGCGCGCGCCTGTTCGATCAGGCGCAGCGCATTGGCCTTCTGGAAGGCCGACACGAACGGTTCTTTCAGGGCCTTGAGCAGTTCCAGGTCGCTCTCTTCCAGCGGCACCTGGGGCGCGCGGTTCTCGAATACCAGGAAGCCCTCGATGCGCTGTTCGAGGCAAATGCGCACCGCCAGCTGGGCGTGGCCCGCCTGTCCGGGGACGGTGCCGGAGCGGGTCAGGTAAATGTCGGTGGTGATCATCTCGGCCGCGTCGACGTAGCGCGCCTCGGCCTCGCCCAGTTCCATGCGCTCTTCGACCGGGGTGCCGCCGTTGCGGTCCCACACCGCGCGCACGGCGAGGGTGTCGGTGGCGGCTTCGCGCA
Protein-coding regions in this window:
- a CDS encoding efflux transporter outer membrane subunit → MLPNRSLLMFAAAALAAGCAVGPEYSRPATPIPERYLGQTTVAQRQAAASADLIAWWEGFGDAQLSRFVTLALAQNLDIGQASARLAQARAGIGAANAALLPSGTVAAQGARAYQSVESPLGQVLNAKPDADRYGSSYEVNAGALWELDAVGGLRRGRQAALADYQASEAGAVATRLAVAAQTADIYISIRGLQTRLDIARRQVATQQELLATLKLLFSKGLAADLQVRQVEGALAQVRACLPVLEAGLDTAMNALDVMLATSPGTHRDELAQAAAIPVAPGIAGAGSPADLLRRRPDLIVAERRLAAANARIGVAIAEYYPKISLSGLIGSATSIAGGNLFTGGASQASGVLGLRWRLFDFGRINAQIDLAKGQEAELLAAYRLAVLRATEDVENAFSALVKREEQADALAHGVDALTQARAASFAAYRKGIVSVIDLLQADETLLRASDTRAQAQTESARAAVAAFKALGGGWEPSRSKMLAKQ
- a CDS encoding TetR/AcrR family transcriptional regulator, which gives rise to MTKTTNHTTSGRGPADHEVRDQIVKAATEHFRLYGFEKTAVSDLAKAIGFSKAYIYKFFESKQAIGELICANCLREIEADIRAAVDGAARPPEKLRRMFKAAVESSLRLFFEDRKLYDIAAAAATERWAAVRAYEERIAVMLQDILRQGRESEDFERKTPLDETAMAIYLVMRPYLNPLLLQHSQEHADEAPAQLSSLVLRSLSP
- a CDS encoding efflux RND transporter periplasmic adaptor subunit; translated protein: MFGRRNDFSAVLFALPLALAACGGTPPPDPRTGVPLVRAVIIQGAADASSRSFTGTVAARVQSDLGFRVSGKVLERLVDLGQIVKRGQLLMRIDPVDLKLSANAQQEAVAAARARARQTGDEEARYRDLRGTGAISASAYDQVKAAADAAKAQLNAAESQAEVARNATRYGNLVADVDGVVVETLAEPGQVVGAGQVVLRLAHAGKREAVIQLPETLRPAPGSTAQATLFGTQGPSIAATLRQLSSSADRQTRTFEARYVLDGALADAPLGSTVAIRIPEGSTAGQIGWSVPIGALFDQGRGAGVWIIQGDPAKVSWRPVTVQRISDDSARVAGQFRQGDRVVALGAHLLREGQPVRLAGLPAPDAASATPTASATATATPTASATATATATPTATATAGAQP
- a CDS encoding efflux RND transporter permease subunit, with translation MSAARFNLSALAVRERSVTLFLICLITLAGIVSFFKLGRAEDPAFTVKVMTVVTAWPGATAREMQDQVADKLEKRLQELHWYERAETYTRPGLAFTTLTLLDSTPPAEVREQFYQARKKVGDEAGNLPSGVIGPMVNDEYADVTFALFALKAKGEPQRVLVRDAEALRQRLLHVAGVKKVNIVGEQPERIFVEFSHERLATLGVSPQEVFAALHAQNVLTPAGSVETKGPSVFLRLDGAFDELQKIRDTPVVAQGSTLKLSDIASVKRGYEDPATFMIRNGGEPALLLGIIMRDGWNGLDLGKALDTEVGAINSAMPLGMSLTKVTDQSVNISSAVDEFMVKFFVALLVVMVVCFVSMGWRVGIVVAAAVPLTLAAVFIVMAATGKNFDRITLGSLILGLGLLVDDAIIAIEMMVVKMEEGASRIAASAYAWSHTAAPMLSGTLVTAVGFMPNGFARSTAGEYTSNMFWIVGIALIASWVVAVVFTPYLGVKMLPELKQVQGGHGALYDTARYHRFRGLLARIIARKWLVAGAVIGMFVLSVLGMAVVKKQFFPISDRPEVLVEVQMPYGSSITQTSIATAKVEGWLAKQAEAKIVTAYIGQGAPRFYLAMGPELPDPSFAKIVVRTDSQEQREALKQRLRMAIAGGIAPEARVRVTQLVFGPYSPFPVAYRVSGPDADKLRGIAAEVEQVMRASPMMRTVNNDWGTRAPTLHFTLQQDRLQAVGLSSSAVAQQLQFLLSGVPLTSVREDIRTVQVVARSAGEQRLDRARIADFTLAGANGQRIPLSQVGVLDVRAEEPVVRRRDRVPTITVRGDIADGLQPPDVSATMTGQLKAIKDKLPAGYRLEEAGSIEESGKAMQAMLPLFPIMLAVTLLILIFQVRSMSAMVMVFLTSPLGLIGVVPTLILFAQPFGINALVGLIALSGILMRNTLILIGQIHHNEQAGLAPFQAVVEATVQRARPVVLTALAAMLAFIPLTHSVFWGTLAYTLIGGTFAGTILTLVFLPAMYSIWFKIGPGSSPA
- a CDS encoding glycerophosphodiester phosphodiesterase, whose protein sequence is MAMKQHLAVMCAASMALAACGGDDPVVLNTLDGKAPLVVAHRGAGGYLPEETMEAYAMAIEQGADAIEPDVVSTKDGILIARHDPNLIYSTDVASHPEFASRKRKMSVDGVEEEGWFAGDFTLAEIKTLGGISTDAERPQQFNGRYKIATIQEIVDMIKKSGRNIIMYPETKNPTFHRQNGLPLEDKLLALLSAAGWNSASAPVFIQSFEPGSLKTMRTKGSTVRMVQLIDADDVDLKTGALTYAAPFDRPYDWALAGDKRLFSAMVTPAGLAEIKTYADAIGPWKRYIVSTKGSTGADGKLIDANNDGKLNEADTTTTAPTTLVTDAHKAGLLVHPYTFRNEKRRLPRDYKGDPKLEYKQFYALGVDGVFSDFADTALAARADYLREIGY
- a CDS encoding putative peptide maturation dehydrogenase, producing the protein MKIRRCAVLFIEPREDLGIDWTALFSGAGALSASLRWVALAPHLDRETTIDAAQVAALGTIGQTAWIDRQDADGRLGAAMVDSLLALGLLLDDGPAENPARERDTVLRAQHWRPLSAAAHMFSRWDGMEVDKGMHFPSFEELVQAYGTPPPPAIGRGDPDQAIKLPRPASGPLDAQLLQRYTGRNYDPEAVLPLDVLARLLQRTFGAQAERMLAQEAMVFKKTSPSAGGLHPTEAYVLAQRVPGVTPGLYHYHALNHALEPLAALDPAEASELARQFVADQHWFVDAPVMVVMAARVARNFWKYRNHAKAHRALMLDAGHLSQTFYLLATEAGMPGFVTAAVNEKAIERAFGLDPLSDAVVAVCGCGVAGAGQTTLELRYEQ
- a CDS encoding NHLP-related RiPP peptide, with translation MTTHLHSDLDSLLHKLSSDDVFRARLLGDPVAALGSLGISLKAGQIPAERCLPAKDAIALDRMAFMSKLDSAAGAIPFFLSGTA